In the genome of Taeniopygia guttata chromosome 4, bTaeGut7.mat, whole genome shotgun sequence, the window CCCCAaggccctgcctgcagctccgCTTGTCCAAAGTGTACCTGGCTCAGGTAAGCAGCACCCACCATAAACACACAGGTCTCTCTGCAAGGGGGAAGGCTGCTGCACAATAAAACAGGGTATGCTCCTTTGTCAACCTAGATGAGCTGAGGCAGAAAcatggggagaaggggaggtgTAAAAAAACAAGACAATAAAATAGGGATGGAAACACGTGAAGACCAGGCACTTGAGGAAACCCAGTATACTAtctttttcctcccccaaaGAGCCTGGACAGTGTCAAGGTTTGTGGCTTTTACAACCTCGTGCTTTCAAAACataacaataaaaagcaaacaaaccaagatGAGGTAAAAAATTTCCCTACGAAAAAGATGGTGAGTCCAGGGTGAATGGCAGTGTCCGGCACTATTGCTTAACATCACAGGGCTCCACGCCCCTGCACGCCTGGCACTACCTGCCCGGCTGGCCTCGGCCCTGAGCTAACAGCTGGGCGACGTGGTGATGGGGCTGTGCAGGTAGGGGAGGCTGCTGGGGGTGGCATGGACACCGACAGACACTGGGAAGCTGAAGACAAACTGCGAGGTGGGGGTGGAGGTGGCCTTGCCCCGCTCTCGCAGTGTCCCCGAGGGGCTGACGGCCTCCACTGCGTATGAAGTGGCCAACACCTGCGACtcaaactgcagcagctgccccatgAAGCTGAAGTTGGGGGAGATGATGCTCCGGCGCTGCTTGACAAACTCGAAGGCCTCCTCTAGCTTGACACGCTTCTTCATCATCAGGTACGCCAAGCAGATGGTGGCTGAGCGCGAgatgccagcctggcagtgcaCCAGGACCCGGCCACAGCACTCCTTCACTGAGTCTGGAGGGCAACAGGGGTGAGACGTGAGACCCACACCCTGccaccacagcccagcccctcacccaACCTGCAGGTGGTGGCTGACCTCCCTCCCACCGGTGCCACCAATGGACACAACATCTCTGCACGGGCACTCACCAATGTACTCAATTGCCTCCATGAACCAGGAGCTGATGTCAGCTTTGTGGTTATCCTCCACAGGGATACACTTGTACTGGTAGTGCCCTTCAAAGTGGTTGGGGCAGTCTGAGGAGACGttcagcagggctgtgatgcCCAGCGCATCAAGCATGTCCCGCCGGGCTGCATGGTAGGCGCTGCCAAGGTAGAGGAAGGGAAGGATCTCCACAGGCCCACCCtgtgacagaagaaaacaacagCTTGACCAGGGGACAGTGGGAGGCAGGACACACATCCAGATGGCTTGGAAACGTCGAGCTGTGTGGCAACCTGGCACCCGATCCAGGGCCCTCAGAagagggagcagaggctgcctTCCTGAGGTGCTAAGCCTGTTTCAGcccttcctctccctgcctttgTCCTGTTCAGAAACAGGCAGGTGTGGGTTAACAGGATTTGATTTGGGCGTGTCCACTCAGTGGGGCACACAAACACCCTGGGCTTAGGAGGACCACCATGCTTTCCCATGAGAGGAAAGGAAGCAGGGCTTTGGCTCCGTGAGCCCCAGCTAAGGGAGAGCAGAGAGACACCCGTTGGAGCAGGTTGCAATGCTGGAAGGGCAGTCAAGCTAGCTAAGCACTGGGCTTTTAGACATACCTGGTCATGGAAAGGGGTCCCACAGGAACTGCAGCCCAGATCCAGGGGCTCAGCACTGGTGGGGGGTGACACATTGCTCAGGGACTTGGTTTTTGCGCAGAATTCAGGGAACTCCGAGGAGAAGCGCTCATAGCCCCCTGCAAGAAGGGAGGCACAAAGTGTTATCCCAGACCGCATTCACAGGACTGCAGAACGGCACAGCCGGAGATGCCCTTGGCCACTAGATGATGCTACAGCGATGGAGAGTGGTCTCCTGCCCCAGGAGGAGCAGTCAGGCTCTCGGCAGCAAGGGGGAAATCCCTGCGGCCCCACCATTCCCTTGGAGCAATAGCATCAAGAGCAATGATCTTGGCCACCCAAAGTCTCTGGTCCAGGGTTCGGTTCCCTGCACACCGCCAGCCAAAACTCCAGAATGAGGCCAAGGTTGCTCTCTGAGACAATGAAGAAAAGATTCATTTCCAGCATACTCAGACTTAAATGGGAAAAGCTGCTCCAAGGCCAAAGACTATTCAGTTCTCATCTTCCCTTGACACATCATTTTGTCACAAAAGACAGGCAGGTCTCCCATTCCCAGCTTGACCCTCCAGCTCAGAGCTCCCAAAACAACAGACCAGGAAAGCCCTGGCTCTGGCCAGGTATAGCCAAGCTGACTCCACAGCCAAACTGCCCTCCAAGAGAGGTGTCTGCTGCTTCCCAAGGACACAGGTGCAAGCTGAACATGGAGCAGCTTGTTCATCTGACCTGCTGCCAGGGGGATAAGAAGCACAGGGAATGCTCATGGCTGGTGAAATCAGCAAATCCCACTGAGTTCCCAGGACAGGGAAACTGCAGTGTTGGCCTGCCAATAAACACTTCTGGTGAGATTTCCTTCTCTCATTCAATCAAATCAACAACCCTGACATCCTTGAAGGGTCTGACTTTGAGCCTCAAAATCAATGAAAATCATTATTTTACTATCATCACAGGACTCCAGCTAGATCAAGCCCTGACTCCCAGGATGGTTCCTGAAGACTCAAACCAACTGCAGGACCTATGCCTGCAGATTTCAGTTTAGCAGAGCATACAGCAGGATACTTCTTAGCCAGCCTAAGCTCTGAGAATGCCCTGAACAAGGCTGGATATTCAAAACAATGGAAGCAAGCTTCTCAAGCAGCCCAGGAATCCCTGGGCAGCTAGAGCCCGATACTGCCAGCATCCCAGTGTCCTTTGTGGTTTCCTCCCCCTACAAAAAGAAGGGCTCTAGTACCTTAAAGCAGAACCGTGCAGATCTATCACTGCATTTGCATTGTCCCTCCCACGCAGCCAGGACAGTTTGCAGAAGCTTCATTTCCCTGGCCTGACATCCCTTTACAGTCCTACTGCTTCGATTTGAAAGAGCATCCAAAACCAAAAGCCTTTGTTAGATAAGTTCCAGGGATCTGGTCTTAAAATCCCTGGATCTACTACATCACACTCCAGTGGTCATCACACCATGAGAGGGAAAAGCTACCCAGGGTGATGGGCAGAAATATCTTGGAAAGAAAGGttcttggaaagaaaaagagacctcTTCAAATGCTTCTCTTCAATGAATTTCATCAGATTCATTGATCCAGTAGCTCCTGGCTGTTCacaccagccctgcccggcgcaggagccaggcagagcaggtgCCTATGGCCAAGCAACCCCCAGGCCGGCTGCTTCACAGGGAACCTGGCAGCAGCCTGACCTGCACAAAACACTTCAGGATCTTCATTGTGACCTGCACCCCACAAATATGCACTTGGGCATGCACAGCTCTGGGTTAGTGTAGTTCTCATGGAATCAGAACAAGATTATTTCAGTGGTTCTGTGGAACACAGAAAGAAGACTGTAGTGCTGAGACTGAGTCTCTCGGAGCCCATTCCTTAAAAGAGCTCCCATTCCTACCAACCTCCCACGAGAACCACAGAGGCACCAGAAGCTCTTAGCTGACAAAGGCCACccttgcagcagagcagcatttCCTGCCACATGCGTGGCTCCAGCACCACACGGTGAAGGAGCCTGCTCCTGAGCAAGCCCTTGCTGTGCAGGCACTCCCGCAGCAGCACATCGTATCGCATCCCTggaacagctcctgctgcttttaCTGTATCTACTACAACCGAAGTGCTAGTTCCTCCATCTATCAAGCCTCTTAATGGATTTGCTACTCTGCATACACATCCTCACCCCTGCTGTAAGTAAGCCAAGGAATAAATTGACTCTCAGGCtgtaaacaaaaaagaaaaagcccccCAGAGCTCATCCAGGAACCCCAGCTGAGCATCCCCCGCCTCTAAATCATCTCACGGCAATTCTCAGGACCAGCAGCTCCAAATGTGCACAGCTTCCCATTTAACACACGGCAGAGGGGGGAAGTCCTGATCCCTGTTGTAGTCGCAAAAGGAGCACAGAGGCGTCCCCGGGGTTTCTGCCCGCTGCAAGGGGACATGGCCGTGACAGCAGGTATTTGACGCTGCACAAATACCTGCTGTGCACCATGGGGCTGGGGACGGACTCAAACAAAGCGTGGGGGGATTCCCCCCCACACGCTCACTTCCCTCAGGTCCCGGGCAGGGCCAGGGGGCCGGCTCGATACCCCCGACCGGCTCAGACCGCCCGGGCACCCACGCTCGGGGCCGATGGCCGCGCTGCGACGGTCCCGGGACCCCCGCTCCGGGGCggtgcagccccccagccctcTCGCCGGCTCCCAACTTCTGCGGGACGGCCGCGGCCGGAGGAAGGCGGCGCAGCGCCCGGGGCACGGCGAGCCCGGACCGCGCTcccgggcgggggcggccgcccgccgccggctcCCGCCCGGcattcccggtgtcccccgcCGCTCCCTCCCGCCGGCGGTACCTGCCAGGAGGCGGATGTCGGCGCGCGCCGTGTCGCGACGGAGCGCGCGCACCACGAGCGCCACGGTGCTGTCCTCGCGCAGGGCCTCGGCGCGCGGGCTGCGCTCGTCGTACACCACGACGGCGGAGTAGAGCCCGGCCCGCAGCCGCGCCCGCACCTCGCCCTCGGCCGGCAGGATCTGCTCCAGGCTCACGGCGCCCTTGGCCCGCCGCCGCACGATCGTGTTGCAGCGCACGTTGAGCGCCCCGCGGATGTGCCCGGCGCTGTGCGCCAGGAAGGGGCGGCAGTCCAGCACCAGGCaccgcgcggcgccgccggccccggccTCGTCGCGGCCGACGAGGCGGCGCAGCGCGCTGCCCTCCATCTCGCGCAGCCCCTCGGTGGCCACCATGGCGGGGGGAGCGAGcgcccgccgggccccgcgcccgccgcccgcgccgctcGCGCACCCCCGCGCGCGCCGCGCGCAGCCTTTACTACCCGGCGGCGGCCGGCgcgcgcccccgccccgccccgccccgcccatTCGCCGCGCGCCGGGGCCGCATGAATGGAGGGGAAGGCGGCGCGCGGGCGCGGCGACGTCACCGCCtccattcacaaaaaaaaaagaaaacccgTCCGGGTTGTGAATGGGCGAGAGCGGCGGGACGCGCCGCGCCTTTGTCACCGCGGGGCAGCGCCGTGTCACCCCCGCCCGCACCCCTCCGGGACCCGCACAGGCTGCGGGGCACACGCGCACGTGCACAGGCTGCGGGGCACGCGCCCGtctacacagacacacagacacacagacacacacagacacacacacacacagagacacacacagacacagacacacagacacacacacacaaccagacacacacacgcacacacacacacacagacatacacaGACACATAGACACAGACACATACACAGagacacatacacacacacacacacgcacacacagagacacacatagacacacagacacacacacacacacacacacacacacacacacacacacagacacacagacatacacagacacacacacacacacacgcacacacagagacacacacacaggcgCACACACACTCAGGCACacgcacacagacacacacagacatacaggcgcgcacacacacacacacagacacatacTCAGGCACACGCACACAGCAGGCCGGGCACACGCTGCGCACATTCCTCTTCCTTTGTCCCCTTGCTGCTGTTTCGCTTGGACTGCCTGCCGCGGCACGGGGCACTGAGCAGGGCCCGCTGTCAGCTCTGCAGGGTCCCTCTGGGTCCTTCTGACTACGCATCTTTCACAACCACGCTTCCCCTGTCAGAAAACGGCATCTCGTTAGCTGCAGAGCCCTGAAAACACTACAGCACCCTGCCTGATTTCATTCCTCACATAGAGGAATTCAATTTTCCATTAAAAGCCTAAGGAGTAAATGCACAGCCCGGAAGTGTCCCAGGAGGGTCTCCCCATAACCACCACCCAAACACCGAGCAATCATTTCACTCCAAAGTCCCCTTTCGCACTGCTTTCAAACAGAAGCAGCATCGCACAGCACAATGCCAGCAACAGTGCTCAGGGCATTTCCGGCAAACTGATGCCGGCCAGTCCCAGGTGAGTGTGCTTCAGAGACCTGAAGGCGTTCAGCTATCCCGATGTGGACTTGGATGTGGTGGGTGTAAGGGGCCCAATGCTTACTCCAGCTCATCTGCCCCGTCACTGCTTTTCACAGAGGGCAGCGCTTGGAGAGGCAGCTTGGCTTCCCCTCCCCTGCATGCTTGGTCGCTGTTTACCCGGGCACGGCAGGGTAACACCTTGTTGTGTGTGCCTGCCTGGGAGGAATCCAGCCTAGCACACACGTGCAGGACCTACAGCTGGTGACACTCCTGCATCCTTTGCACTCTGCTCTCTGACCGCTGCTGGATTCTCCCCTCGGCCTGAGTCAGCCCAATCTTTGCACCTGTGGCTTTTGTGTGCCATGCCAACCTTCCGCCAGCCAAGCCAAATCAGATGAGCTGTGggggaaacacagctgccattTGTGTAATACACCCCCCTCCAGGGTGCATTAGAGCCTGTTGCCTAATACAACAGGGGTGGAAGGCTAATCGTCCCCCATTCTAACATGCATCAAACACAAGAATAGCAAAACCCTATTTCTGCTGAAGTAAAGCAGACTCTGGGTGGCCAGTGACATACCAGAAACATTCTTTCTTCCTTTAGAGAAAGCTGCCAGAGACAAAAAACTCAAACTGATAATTTGATTACAAATTAATGGGAAATCACACTCTCGTACCAACAGTCCTTGAACTCAAGTTGGATCATCAAAGCATCTTAAAAAGTTTTGGGCAAGGCCTGATGCTAAAatatgttgttttctttgttccTCTTGGGCAGCTGTTGGTCGCCAGCACAGGATGAGCTATCCTGGTGTCTCAAATGCCCTCTGCACTATTCACTCCAGCTTTTACGCTAAAATTGGATAACCAAGGGCACAAAGTGTATGTCCTTGGAGGCAGCCCTATCATCctatttttcccttcctcatcCAGTGTGTGACTGGACCAAACCCATCTGAGGTGGGAGAGGAGGGCAGTATTTTCATGGGTGCAGGCAGGGGCATTTGGGCTGATGTTCCTGGATGTTTGCGAGAGCACTGATGGAGGACATTACTTCAGGGCAGAGTGTGGAAggatgtgtgtgcatgtgtatcTGGTGGAGATTTTCAAGTATTTCCATGTGACTGAACCTTCTCCCTACTCTTcatcccttcctgctgcctACCTAGATGTGGCAGGTTCTTGGCTGTTTCTTCCTGGAAAATAAGCTGcacccagccaggctgctgggaaTTCCACTGTGCACCCACACTGGGCATTGCCACGTCTGTGCTCCTGGCTGGTCACCTCTGGAGCTGGcgctctgctggggctggtggctcACAGATGTGGAGAAATTGAACCCAAAGGCGAGAGTGCCCAGAATGAACCAAGGCAAGGCC includes:
- the DUSP4 gene encoding dual specificity protein phosphatase 4; translation: MVATEGLREMEGSALRRLVGRDEAGAGGAARCLVLDCRPFLAHSAGHIRGALNVRCNTIVRRRAKGAVSLEQILPAEGEVRARLRAGLYSAVVVYDERSPRAEALREDSTVALVVRALRRDTARADIRLLAGGYERFSSEFPEFCAKTKSLSNVSPPTSAEPLDLGCSSCGTPFHDQGGPVEILPFLYLGSAYHAARRDMLDALGITALLNVSSDCPNHFEGHYQYKCIPVEDNHKADISSWFMEAIEYIDSVKECCGRVLVHCQAGISRSATICLAYLMMKKRVKLEEAFEFVKQRRSIISPNFSFMGQLLQFESQVLATSYAVEAVSPSGTLRERGKATSTPTSQFVFSFPVSVGVHATPSSLPYLHSPITTSPSC